A region from the Colius striatus isolate bColStr4 chromosome 12, bColStr4.1.hap1, whole genome shotgun sequence genome encodes:
- the AP1S3 gene encoding AP-1 complex subunit sigma-3 → MIHFILLFSRQGKLRLQKWYTTLPDKEKKKIIREIIQIILSRNQKTSSFVDWKDLKLVYKRYASLYFCCAIEEQDNELLTLEVIHRYVELLDRYFGNVCELDIIFNFEKAYFILDEFIIGGEVQETSKRSAVKAIEDSDMLQETVEEYMNKPAF, encoded by the exons ATACACTTTATACTGCTGTTCAGTCGGCAGGGGAAATTAAGGCTGCAGAAATGGTACACGACGCTACCtgacaaagagaagaaaaagatcatTCGAGAAATTATTCAGATTATTTTGTCTCGCAATCAAAAAACAAGTAGTTTTGTTGACTGGAAAGACCTCAAGCTTGTTTACAAAAG GTATGCtagtttgtatttctgttgtgcAATAGAAGAGCAGGATAATGAGCTCCTGACACTAGAGGTCATTCACCGATACGTAGAGCTTCTGGACAGATACTTTGGAAAC GTGTGTGAGCTGGATATTATCTTTAACTTTGAAAAAGCTTATTTTATTCTTGATGAGTTTATAATTGGTGGAGAAGTACAAGAAACTTCAAAGAGGTCTGCAGTGAAAGCCATAGAAGACTCTGACATGTTGCAGGAG acagtGGAAGAGTATATGAACAAGCCTGCATTTTAA